Proteins from a single region of Massilibacterium senegalense:
- the gatC gene encoding Asp-tRNA(Asn)/Glu-tRNA(Gln) amidotransferase subunit GatC, which yields MSRITKEQVEHVAHLARLEVTEEEVEMFTNHLDAIIQYAEQLNELDTENIKPTTHVLDIKNVLRKDEVGETTTHEEMMKNAPDSEDGQIKVPAILD from the coding sequence ATGTCAAGAATTACTAAAGAACAAGTAGAGCACGTTGCTCACTTAGCAAGATTAGAAGTGACAGAAGAAGAAGTAGAAATGTTTACAAACCATTTAGATGCTATTATTCAATATGCAGAACAACTAAATGAATTAGATACAGAAAACATTAAACCAACGACACACGTATTAGATATTAAAAATGTACTGCGTAAAGATGAAGTTGGCGAAACAACAACGCATGAAGAAATGATGAAAAATGCACCAGATTCGGAAGATGGTCAAATTAAAGTACCAGCAATTTTAGACTAA
- a CDS encoding CamS family sex pheromone protein — translation MVKRLTIVLLITTLLLSGCLPGKKDSGLTSENKEGKKEKVEVSEKINTEENYYATVLPYKPGNSRGLVSEWVENRLDIDELEMGLMRMSQSEFDPDDFVYQDGQYLSKKKVKSWLQRSSEKYPEGLNKPLNTDGMSIDQKLEAYKQNPAVVSYILEQNYLKQKGEDLELKGISIGIALNSKYAFQVIDENGLLHFGDVKISNEQLEKEGQKAAEEVVRRIRTDKDIPDVPIVIGLFKEEESQSLTPGNFFLKTKVGSSSTAINNWDKVNEKHLLFPSKEANEFDPALSRTFNNIKGKIGDYFPSYVGVIGRGYYENNEIKRLTIEIPMQFYGKSEVIAFTQYVADTISGIDNYISVQVYITSIEKQEAVIVREAGAGEPTVHIYY, via the coding sequence ATGGTTAAACGGCTTACCATCGTTTTGCTGATAACAACTCTCTTATTAAGCGGTTGTTTACCGGGGAAAAAAGATAGCGGGTTAACATCGGAGAATAAAGAGGGGAAAAAAGAAAAAGTAGAAGTAAGTGAAAAAATTAATACAGAAGAAAATTACTATGCGACCGTTTTACCGTACAAGCCTGGAAACTCACGTGGTCTTGTGAGTGAATGGGTAGAAAATCGTTTAGATATTGACGAATTAGAAATGGGTTTAATGAGAATGTCTCAATCAGAATTTGATCCAGACGATTTTGTCTATCAAGATGGTCAATATTTGAGTAAAAAGAAAGTGAAATCTTGGTTGCAACGAAGTTCAGAAAAATATCCAGAAGGATTAAATAAACCATTAAACACAGATGGAATGTCCATTGATCAAAAGTTAGAAGCATATAAACAAAACCCAGCAGTTGTTTCTTATATTTTAGAACAAAACTATTTGAAACAAAAAGGTGAGGATTTAGAGTTAAAAGGAATTTCAATTGGAATTGCGCTTAATTCTAAATATGCCTTCCAAGTTATAGATGAAAATGGATTATTGCACTTCGGGGATGTAAAAATAAGTAACGAACAACTCGAAAAAGAAGGACAAAAAGCAGCGGAAGAAGTCGTGCGACGAATTCGGACGGACAAAGATATTCCGGATGTCCCAATAGTCATTGGATTGTTTAAAGAAGAAGAAAGTCAATCTTTAACACCAGGAAATTTTTTCTTAAAAACAAAGGTGGGTTCTTCTAGCACTGCTATTAATAATTGGGATAAGGTAAATGAAAAGCATTTATTATTCCCTTCTAAAGAAGCCAATGAATTTGATCCTGCATTATCTCGTACGTTTAATAATATTAAAGGAAAAATTGGTGACTATTTCCCAAGTTATGTAGGAGTCATCGGACGAGGGTATTATGAAAATAATGAAATAAAACGATTAACAATTGAAATTCCAATGCAATTTTACGGAAAATCAGAAGTAATCGCCTTTACCCAATATGTCGCAGATACGATCAGTGGCATCGATAACTATATTTCTGTGCAAGTTTATATTACGTCTATTGAAAAGCAAGAAGCCGTCATTGTAAGGGAAGCAGGAGCTGGCGAACCGACTGTGCATATTTATTATTAA
- a CDS encoding EYxxD motif small membrane protein produces MTEYFTDSIFVIGIIIACILAVIAVYVRKRRVLKK; encoded by the coding sequence ATGACAGAATATTTTACAGATTCTATCTTTGTGATTGGTATAATTATCGCTTGTATTTTAGCTGTTATTGCTGTCTATGTTAGAAAGCGTCGCGTTCTGAAGAAATAG
- the pcrB gene encoding heptaprenylglyceryl phosphate synthase, whose translation MWDYREWKHVFKMDPNKPISDEQLERICESGTDAIIVGGTDGVTLDNTLDILVRVRRYTVPVALEVSSVEMVTPGFDVYLIPTVLNSTNHQWITANHQQALKQFSGVMNWDEIVAEGYCILNPNSKVAQATEANTALDAEDVVSYAELASKLFRLPIFYLEYSGVYGDESIVEKVSYALEGDTVFIYGGGIDSYEKAKKMSRFADIIVVGNVIYENIDQALETVKAVKETE comes from the coding sequence ATGTGGGATTATCGTGAATGGAAACACGTTTTTAAAATGGATCCAAATAAACCAATTTCAGATGAACAATTAGAACGGATTTGCGAATCTGGTACAGATGCTATTATTGTAGGTGGAACAGATGGCGTTACGTTAGATAATACATTAGATATACTTGTACGTGTTCGTCGATATACGGTTCCAGTAGCATTAGAAGTGTCCTCTGTAGAAATGGTGACACCAGGTTTTGATGTTTATTTGATTCCAACTGTATTAAATAGCACGAACCATCAATGGATTACAGCAAACCATCAACAAGCATTGAAACAATTTAGCGGTGTTATGAATTGGGATGAAATCGTAGCGGAAGGTTATTGCATTTTAAATCCAAATTCGAAAGTGGCACAAGCAACAGAAGCGAATACAGCGTTAGATGCAGAGGATGTCGTTAGCTATGCAGAACTTGCTTCAAAACTTTTCCGATTACCTATTTTTTATTTAGAGTATAGCGGCGTGTACGGCGATGAATCCATTGTAGAAAAAGTGTCCTATGCATTAGAAGGAGACACGGTGTTTATATACGGTGGTGGCATTGATAGTTATGAAAAAGCTAAAAAAATGTCGCGCTTTGCTGATATAATCGTAGTTGGAAATGTGATTTATGAAAACATAGATCAAGCATTAGAAACTGTAAAAGCTGTAAAAGAAACGGAATAA
- a CDS encoding diacylglycerol kinase, with product MRKRARLIYNPTSGREQVKKELPYILDRLETAGYEASAFATKKMGDATNEARRAVEARFDLVIAAGGDGTINEVINGLAEQDYYPKFGIIPVGTTNDFARALQIPRTIEGACNVLCEGYNMPVDIGKVNEQYFINIAGGGKLTEVSYDVPSKLKTVLGQLAYFIKGIELLPSFRPTKVRIEYDGKEFEDEIMLFLVANTNSVGGFEKLAPDASLNDGMFNLIILKKTNLAEFVRLVSLAVRGEHLNDPNVIYEQANRIKVYPQEEKMQLNLDGEFGGMLPAEFENLYRHFCMLVPKETAEAFQKKEAENGVKTDEAVTSE from the coding sequence ATGAGAAAGCGAGCAAGATTAATTTATAATCCAACCTCTGGTCGAGAACAAGTAAAAAAGGAATTGCCATATATATTAGACCGCCTCGAAACGGCTGGATATGAAGCAAGTGCGTTTGCGACTAAAAAAATGGGGGATGCAACCAATGAAGCGCGTCGTGCGGTAGAAGCACGATTTGATTTAGTCATTGCAGCAGGTGGAGATGGTACGATTAATGAAGTCATTAATGGGCTTGCAGAGCAAGATTACTATCCAAAATTTGGAATTATCCCTGTTGGAACAACGAATGACTTTGCTCGTGCATTACAAATTCCGAGAACAATTGAAGGAGCTTGTAATGTTCTTTGTGAAGGCTACAATATGCCTGTAGATATCGGAAAAGTAAATGAACAATATTTTATTAATATCGCTGGTGGTGGAAAATTAACGGAAGTTTCCTATGACGTACCGAGTAAACTAAAGACAGTATTAGGACAACTAGCATATTTTATTAAAGGTATTGAATTATTACCTTCTTTTCGTCCGACAAAAGTACGAATTGAGTATGATGGAAAAGAATTTGAAGATGAAATTATGTTGTTTTTAGTTGCGAATACAAATTCAGTCGGCGGTTTTGAAAAATTGGCACCAGATGCTTCTTTGAATGATGGGATGTTTAACTTAATTATTTTAAAGAAAACAAATTTAGCTGAATTTGTTCGACTTGTCTCACTTGCTGTTCGTGGGGAACATTTAAATGATCCAAATGTCATTTATGAACAAGCAAACCGGATTAAAGTATATCCACAAGAAGAAAAAATGCAATTAAATTTAGATGGTGAGTTCGGTGGCATGCTTCCAGCTGAATTTGAAAATTTATATCGGCATTTTTGTATGTTAGTACCAAAAGAAACAGCAGAAGCTTTTCAGAAAAAAGAAGCGGAAAATGGGGTTAAAACGGATGAAGCAGTTACCAGTGAATAA
- a CDS encoding YerC/YecD family TrpR-related protein translates to MQLDKLRGRELDQLFNAILSLETLEECYLFFDDLCTANEIQSLAQRLEVARMLSEGNTYHKIETETGASTATISRVKRCLNYGNDGYEMALERLYKRGNEEEEGL, encoded by the coding sequence GTGCAACTTGATAAACTTCGCGGCAGAGAACTAGACCAATTGTTCAATGCGATCTTATCATTAGAAACGTTAGAGGAGTGTTATCTATTTTTTGATGATTTATGTACAGCGAACGAAATTCAATCTCTTGCACAACGTTTAGAAGTAGCACGTATGCTCAGTGAAGGGAATACGTATCATAAAATCGAGACTGAAACAGGTGCATCAACAGCAACTATATCTCGAGTAAAACGTTGTTTGAATTACGGGAATGATGGCTATGAGATGGCATTAGAACGACTATATAAACGAGGAAACGAGGAAGAGGAGGGCTTGTAA
- a CDS encoding adenine deaminase C-terminal domain-containing protein, producing MVYWTKKQLREQVSVVKGQLEPTMVLQHATYLHGPLKRWMKGNIWIYGDRIVYVGEKMPDHMHQTEVVDVTNYFIVPGYVEPHAHPFQLYNPQSLAHYASQGGTTTLVNDNMPFFLLLPNEKALPFIEDFRRLPTSVYWWSRFDAQTELRNNEQYFQTTRVQEWMNHPDVIQGGELTAWPKVLHSNDMMLHWMQEMKSLRKPIDGHLPGASEKTLTMMELLGVTSDHEAMTGKEAYMRATMGLMTTLRYSSIRPDAQIVLKELQAYDLTSYESFMYTTDGSMPLFLKEGMIDAMIAMALQENINPIEAYNMASLYPARHFRLDDMLGIIAPGRLAHLNVLSSLQNPIPDSVIAKGVWVKRDGEDTFPSINIDWKGMEKGVELDFDVTMDDLHFSMPFGIRMINSVITKPYQYAIDVSTEALSNDHDENFLVLLDRHGKWRVNTILKGFATDVGGLCSTYSTTGDILFIGKSKKDMVKAFQRVKEMKGGICLIRDGEVCAEIELPLGGGMSFESVPHLITKHESFVHAIRELGYPFEDPIYTLLFLSSTHLPYIRITPVGMYDVMKQTILFPSLMR from the coding sequence ATGGTTTACTGGACGAAAAAACAATTGCGAGAGCAAGTAAGTGTTGTGAAAGGACAACTAGAACCGACAATGGTGTTGCAACATGCAACATATTTACATGGACCATTAAAACGATGGATGAAAGGGAACATTTGGATTTATGGAGATCGCATCGTTTATGTTGGAGAAAAAATGCCGGATCATATGCATCAGACAGAAGTTGTTGATGTAACAAATTACTTTATTGTACCAGGCTATGTGGAACCACATGCACATCCATTTCAACTTTATAATCCCCAATCACTTGCGCATTATGCATCCCAAGGTGGAACGACAACATTGGTGAATGATAACATGCCATTTTTTTTATTATTGCCAAATGAGAAAGCGCTACCATTTATCGAGGATTTCAGACGATTACCAACATCGGTATATTGGTGGAGTCGTTTTGATGCGCAAACAGAATTAAGAAATAATGAACAGTATTTTCAAACAACGCGAGTTCAAGAATGGATGAATCATCCTGATGTGATTCAAGGCGGAGAATTAACGGCTTGGCCGAAAGTGCTTCACTCTAATGATATGATGTTACATTGGATGCAAGAAATGAAATCATTGCGTAAACCAATCGATGGACATTTGCCGGGAGCATCCGAAAAAACATTAACGATGATGGAATTGCTCGGTGTGACGAGTGATCACGAAGCAATGACGGGAAAAGAAGCGTATATGCGAGCAACAATGGGGCTTATGACAACGCTTCGTTATTCCTCTATCCGTCCAGATGCGCAAATAGTATTAAAAGAACTGCAAGCATATGACTTAACGAGCTATGAATCATTTATGTACACGACAGATGGTTCGATGCCTTTATTTTTAAAAGAAGGTATGATTGATGCGATGATTGCGATGGCTTTGCAAGAAAACATTAATCCAATTGAAGCGTACAATATGGCTAGTTTATACCCAGCTCGTCACTTTCGATTAGATGACATGTTAGGAATTATCGCTCCAGGCAGATTAGCTCATTTAAATGTATTATCCTCGTTGCAAAATCCTATACCAGATAGCGTAATAGCAAAAGGGGTATGGGTGAAACGAGATGGGGAAGACACGTTTCCGTCGATAAATATTGATTGGAAAGGAATGGAGAAAGGTGTGGAACTCGATTTTGACGTGACGATGGATGATTTACACTTTTCGATGCCATTTGGAATAAGAATGATTAATTCTGTGATTACGAAACCTTATCAATATGCGATAGATGTTTCGACAGAAGCATTAAGCAACGACCACGATGAAAACTTTTTAGTGCTCCTAGACCGACATGGCAAATGGCGTGTGAATACGATTTTAAAAGGGTTTGCTACGGATGTTGGGGGACTTTGTAGTACATATTCCACTACCGGCGATATTTTATTCATTGGAAAAAGCAAAAAAGATATGGTAAAAGCATTTCAACGAGTGAAAGAAATGAAAGGTGGCATTTGTCTAATCCGAGATGGGGAAGTGTGTGCTGAAATTGAACTACCGCTCGGCGGCGGGATGTCGTTTGAATCTGTTCCACATTTAATAACGAAACATGAATCATTTGTACACGCGATTCGCGAGTTGGGTTATCCATTTGAAGATCCTATTTATACATTATTGTTTTTATCCTCTACTCATTTACCTTATATTCGTATTACACCAGTGGGAATGTATGATGTAATGAAGCAAACTATTTTATTTCCTTCTCTTATGCGTTAA
- the ligA gene encoding NAD-dependent DNA ligase LigA, producing MDKAFAQKRAQELRALLHQYGYEYYVLDSPTVPDSEYDRLMQELIHIEKEFPALITTDSPTQRVGGEPLSAFTKVQHDIPLLSLANAFNEQDLRDFDRRVRSGVGEEISYVCELKIDGLAVSLKYENGSFVQGATRGDGTTGEDITVNLRTVQSIPLRLKQPVTIEVRGEVFMPKRSFERLNEEREKQDEMLFANPRNAAAGSLRQLDPKIAASRHLDIFLYGIASVDTLDVPVASHSEGLDFLDELGFKTNQERKKCDTIEEVFTFISHWTEQRPNLPYEIDGIVIKVNALSQQENLGATVKSPRWAIAYKFPAEEVVTTLRGIELNVGRTGVVTPTAMLDPVQVAGTTVQRATLHNEDFIREKEIKIGDRVVIKKAGDIIPEVVRALSEQRTGEEEEFYMPTHCPACESELVRLDDEVALRCINPKCSAQIREGLIHFVSRNAMNIDGLGEKVITQLFNHGLIKDVADLYRLKREELIQLERMGEKSVDNLLQAIETSKKNSLERLLFGLGIRYVGAKAAKTLAKHFMTIDRLKTATLEELITVDEIGEKMAESITAYFHKEEVHELIEELRDFGVNLTYLGPVDLPKESENHYFNGKSIVLTGKLEQFTREEAKEKIELLGGKVTGSVSKSTDLVIAGEKAGSKLKKAEELGIEVWDEARLAEELNG from the coding sequence GTGGATAAAGCATTTGCACAAAAAAGAGCACAAGAATTACGAGCGTTATTGCATCAATATGGATATGAGTATTACGTATTGGATTCCCCAACAGTCCCAGATAGTGAGTATGACCGCTTGATGCAAGAACTTATTCACATTGAAAAGGAATTTCCAGCATTGATTACAACAGATTCCCCAACACAACGTGTTGGGGGAGAACCGTTGTCTGCTTTTACAAAAGTACAACATGATATCCCTTTACTTAGTTTAGCCAATGCTTTTAACGAACAAGATTTGCGTGATTTTGATCGTCGTGTTCGTTCAGGTGTTGGAGAAGAAATTTCGTATGTTTGTGAATTGAAGATTGACGGGCTTGCAGTTTCTTTAAAATACGAAAATGGTTCCTTTGTTCAAGGGGCGACACGTGGAGACGGAACGACAGGAGAAGACATTACTGTTAACTTACGGACAGTTCAATCGATTCCACTTCGTTTAAAACAACCGGTAACGATTGAAGTGCGCGGGGAGGTGTTTATGCCGAAGCGTTCATTTGAACGTTTAAATGAAGAACGTGAAAAACAAGACGAAATGTTATTTGCCAATCCGCGGAATGCAGCTGCTGGTTCTTTACGACAATTAGATCCTAAAATAGCAGCCAGTCGTCATTTAGATATATTTTTATATGGTATTGCATCAGTGGATACGTTAGATGTACCGGTTGCAAGTCATAGCGAAGGATTAGATTTCTTAGACGAACTTGGTTTTAAAACGAACCAAGAACGAAAAAAATGCGATACGATAGAAGAAGTTTTTACTTTTATTTCGCATTGGACGGAACAACGACCGAATTTGCCGTATGAAATTGATGGAATTGTCATTAAAGTCAATGCACTTTCTCAACAAGAAAACCTTGGAGCAACCGTAAAAAGTCCACGTTGGGCAATTGCGTATAAATTTCCAGCGGAAGAAGTAGTGACGACATTACGTGGCATTGAATTAAATGTAGGACGAACAGGTGTTGTCACCCCAACTGCTATGTTAGACCCAGTACAAGTAGCAGGAACAACCGTACAGCGAGCAACGTTACACAACGAAGATTTTATTCGGGAAAAAGAGATTAAAATTGGGGATCGTGTTGTGATTAAAAAAGCAGGAGACATCATCCCAGAAGTAGTTCGCGCGTTAAGTGAACAACGAACAGGCGAAGAAGAAGAGTTTTATATGCCAACTCATTGTCCGGCTTGTGAAAGTGAATTAGTTCGTCTTGATGATGAAGTGGCACTTCGTTGTATCAATCCAAAATGTTCGGCACAAATTCGGGAAGGGCTGATTCACTTCGTTTCCAGAAATGCGATGAACATTGACGGTCTTGGTGAAAAAGTCATTACACAATTATTTAATCACGGGCTTATTAAAGATGTAGCAGATTTATATCGATTAAAACGGGAAGAATTAATCCAACTAGAACGAATGGGAGAAAAATCGGTAGATAATCTTTTACAAGCAATTGAAACATCTAAGAAAAATTCTCTCGAGCGACTATTATTCGGATTAGGCATTCGTTATGTAGGTGCGAAAGCTGCGAAAACATTAGCTAAACACTTTATGACTATCGACAGACTTAAAACAGCAACATTAGAAGAATTAATTACTGTTGATGAAATTGGCGAAAAAATGGCAGAATCAATTACAGCCTACTTTCACAAAGAAGAAGTGCATGAATTAATAGAAGAACTCCGCGATTTTGGGGTAAATTTAACCTATTTAGGTCCTGTGGATCTTCCGAAAGAAAGTGAAAACCATTATTTTAATGGAAAATCAATTGTGTTGACCGGAAAATTAGAACAGTTTACACGAGAAGAAGCAAAAGAAAAAATCGAATTGCTCGGTGGAAAAGTGACAGGCAGTGTAAGCAAAAGTACCGATTTAGTCATCGCTGGTGAAAAGGCAGGTTCAAAATTGAAAAAAGCAGAAGAATTAGGAATTGAAGTGTGGGATGAAGCTCGTTTAGCAGAAGAACTAAACGGATGA
- a CDS encoding YgaP family membrane protein translates to MKPNIGFLNAFIRLVLGFTMISFAIARLSKRPSCTKNQLFAFFSAKTIAEGLMRYCPVTAWIKSSSTSTQEKAEGSDSDEAFQLMTDFIKTVASPKTDEATSVNQDVNI, encoded by the coding sequence ATGAAACCAAATATTGGATTTTTAAATGCATTTATTCGATTAGTGCTCGGGTTTACGATGATCAGTTTTGCTATCGCTCGATTATCGAAACGACCATCTTGTACAAAAAATCAATTGTTTGCCTTTTTTAGTGCAAAAACAATTGCAGAAGGGTTGATGCGTTACTGTCCAGTTACGGCATGGATTAAATCATCCTCAACATCCACGCAAGAAAAAGCAGAAGGTAGCGATAGCGACGAAGCATTTCAATTAATGACAGACTTTATAAAAACAGTAGCTTCGCCTAAAACAGACGAAGCTACGAGTGTAAATCAGGATGTGAATATATAA
- the gatB gene encoding Asp-tRNA(Asn)/Glu-tRNA(Gln) amidotransferase subunit GatB: MNFETIIGIEVHVELKTNTKLFCDSPAHFGGDANTHVCPVCLAYPGVLPVVNEKAVDYAMRASMALNCQIATETKFDRKNYFYPDNPKAYQISQFDQPIAEHGLVEIEVDGKPKKIGITRIHMEEDAGKLTHPAGAPYSLVDFNRAGTPLIEIVSEPDMRSAEEAYQYLENLRSIVQFTGVSDVKMEEGSLRADVNISVRPVGQKEFGTKVELKNINSFNFVKKAIEYEEQRQIQELLNGGEIYQETRRWDDAKKQTIVMRVKEGSDDYRYFPEPDLVTLYIDDEWKERVRKSIPELPEARRARYVSELGLPEYDAHVLTLTKEMSDFFDAVVKAGADAKLAANWLMGDVSAYLNAEQKELTDVALTPELLAKLVQLIEKGTISSKIAKKVFVDVIEKGEDPEEVVKAKGLVQISDEGELRKIITAILDENEQSIIDFKNGKDRAIGFLVGQVMKQTKGKANPPMVNKILLEEIKKR, from the coding sequence ATGAATTTTGAAACAATTATCGGTATTGAAGTTCACGTAGAACTGAAAACAAATACAAAACTATTTTGTGATAGCCCAGCTCACTTCGGTGGAGATGCAAATACACACGTTTGTCCTGTTTGTTTAGCATACCCAGGTGTGTTACCTGTCGTAAACGAAAAAGCGGTCGATTATGCGATGCGTGCTTCAATGGCATTAAATTGTCAAATCGCAACAGAAACGAAATTTGACCGTAAAAACTACTTCTATCCAGATAACCCGAAAGCATACCAAATTTCTCAATTTGATCAACCAATTGCAGAACATGGTTTGGTGGAAATCGAAGTAGACGGGAAACCGAAAAAAATCGGTATTACACGGATTCATATGGAAGAAGATGCTGGTAAATTAACACATCCAGCTGGTGCACCGTATTCATTAGTAGACTTTAACCGTGCGGGAACACCATTAATTGAAATCGTTTCAGAACCAGATATGCGTTCTGCAGAAGAAGCATATCAATATCTAGAAAATTTACGTTCCATCGTTCAATTTACAGGCGTATCAGACGTAAAAATGGAAGAAGGTTCTTTACGTGCGGACGTAAACATTTCTGTTCGTCCTGTTGGTCAAAAAGAGTTCGGAACAAAAGTAGAGTTAAAAAATATTAACTCTTTTAACTTCGTGAAAAAAGCGATTGAATATGAAGAACAACGTCAAATTCAAGAACTTTTAAATGGTGGCGAAATTTATCAAGAAACTCGTCGTTGGGACGATGCGAAAAAACAAACAATCGTAATGCGTGTAAAAGAAGGTTCAGACGACTATCGTTATTTCCCAGAACCAGATTTAGTAACGTTATACATTGACGATGAGTGGAAAGAACGCGTAAGAAAATCAATTCCAGAATTACCAGAAGCGCGTCGTGCACGTTATGTATCAGAACTTGGATTACCAGAATACGATGCACACGTCTTAACATTAACGAAAGAAATGTCTGATTTCTTCGATGCAGTAGTAAAAGCAGGAGCGGACGCAAAACTTGCTGCTAACTGGTTAATGGGGGATGTTTCTGCTTATTTAAATGCAGAGCAAAAAGAATTAACAGATGTGGCGTTAACACCTGAATTACTTGCAAAACTTGTGCAATTAATCGAAAAAGGTACTATTTCGTCTAAAATTGCGAAAAAAGTATTCGTTGATGTCATTGAAAAAGGAGAAGACCCAGAAGAAGTAGTAAAAGCAAAAGGTCTTGTTCAAATTTCAGATGAAGGCGAATTACGTAAAATCATTACAGCTATTTTAGACGAAAATGAACAATCGATTATTGACTTCAAAAACGGGAAAGATCGCGCAATCGGCTTCCTAGTTGGACAAGTAATGAAACAAACAAAAGGGAAAGCAAACCCACCAATGGTAAATAAAATCTTACTAGAAGAAATCAAAAAACGGTAA
- the gatA gene encoding Asp-tRNA(Asn)/Glu-tRNA(Gln) amidotransferase subunit GatA: protein MSLFDQSLKQIQEALHNKELSVTDLVDESYKRINEVEDKVQSFITLDEERAREAAKALDEKRGGEVSSLFGMPIGIKDNIVTKNLRTTCASQFLSNFDPIYDATVMQKLQEAETVTIGKLNMDEFAMGSTTENSSYQKTRNPWNLDCVPGGSSGGSASSVAAGEVFFSLGSDTGGSIRQPAAFCGVVGLKPTYGLVSRFGLVAFASSLDQIGPMTRTVEDNAYLLQTIAGHDKNDSTSANIDLPDYSKALTGDVKGLRIAVPKEYIGEGVDPEIRDAVKKALAQLEKQGATWEEVSLPHSKYAVATYYLLASSEASANLARFDGIRYGVRAEAEGLVDLYKKSRSQGFGDEVKRRIMLGTFALSSGYYDAYYKKAQKVRTLIKKDFDDIFGKYDVIIGPTTTTTAYKIGSMIDDPLKLYTNDILTIPVNLAGVPAISVPCGLSSEGLPIGLQIIGKYFDESTVYRVAHAYEQEAGHYKAKPQL, encoded by the coding sequence ATGTCTCTTTTTGATCAATCATTAAAACAAATTCAAGAAGCTTTACATAATAAAGAATTATCTGTAACAGACTTAGTAGATGAGTCATATAAACGAATTAATGAGGTAGAAGATAAAGTACAATCTTTTATTACATTAGATGAAGAACGTGCACGTGAGGCAGCGAAAGCTCTAGATGAAAAACGTGGGGGAGAAGTAAGCTCACTATTTGGTATGCCAATCGGTATTAAAGATAACATCGTGACAAAAAACTTACGTACGACATGTGCGAGTCAATTTTTATCTAACTTTGACCCAATTTACGATGCGACTGTTATGCAAAAATTACAAGAAGCAGAAACAGTAACAATCGGTAAATTAAACATGGATGAGTTTGCGATGGGTTCTACAACAGAAAACTCAAGTTATCAAAAAACACGTAACCCTTGGAACCTTGATTGTGTACCAGGTGGTTCTAGTGGTGGTTCTGCTTCATCTGTAGCAGCAGGAGAAGTATTTTTCTCTCTTGGTTCTGATACAGGCGGTTCAATCCGTCAACCAGCTGCGTTTTGTGGGGTAGTAGGGTTAAAACCAACATACGGTCTAGTTTCTCGTTTTGGATTAGTAGCATTCGCTTCTTCTCTTGACCAAATTGGACCAATGACACGTACAGTAGAAGATAATGCGTATTTATTACAAACCATTGCAGGGCATGATAAAAACGATTCTACAAGTGCAAATATTGATCTTCCTGATTATTCAAAAGCGTTAACAGGCGATGTAAAAGGATTAAGAATCGCCGTTCCGAAAGAATATATCGGAGAAGGGGTAGACCCTGAAATTCGCGACGCGGTGAAAAAAGCGTTAGCACAATTAGAAAAACAAGGTGCAACATGGGAAGAAGTTTCTCTTCCACATTCTAAATATGCAGTAGCAACGTATTATTTACTTGCTTCATCAGAAGCTAGTGCGAACCTTGCTCGTTTTGACGGTATTCGTTACGGTGTACGTGCAGAAGCAGAAGGCTTAGTAGATTTGTATAAAAAATCTCGTAGTCAAGGATTCGGTGATGAAGTAAAACGTCGTATCATGCTTGGAACATTCGCGCTTAGCTCTGGATACTATGATGCTTATTACAAAAAAGCACAAAAAGTACGTACGTTAATCAAAAAAGACTTTGATGATATTTTTGGAAAATATGATGTAATCATTGGACCAACAACTACTACAACAGCGTACAAAATTGGTTCTATGATTGATGATCCATTGAAATTATATACAAACGATATTTTAACTATTCCAGTAAACCTTGCAGGTGTACCGGCAATTTCTGTACCATGCGGACTTTCAAGTGAAGGATTACCAATCGGCTTACAAATCATTGGGAAATACTTTGATGAAAGTACTGTCTATCGCGTAGCTCATGCGTACGAACAAGAAGCTGGCCACTATAAAGCAAAACCACAACTGTAA